The sequence below is a genomic window from Sparus aurata chromosome 6, fSpaAur1.1, whole genome shotgun sequence.
CCAATACACACCAttcacatggcagccatttttcctCTGAATTCAAGCTCAGGATGGAAAACACAAATGCTGAGATAATGCTGTACAGCTGGATTCTAGGTTTCAAAACATATAAATGTAGGGAGTCTGATAAATgcattccatccatccatctatccattcACCACTTCCCACTTGATCAGCAACTGACAAGATGTTGGATAGTGACATGGAGGGAagttaaaacaacatatttgataacccaaatgctaacgttagcgtttGACATCTTCCTAGCTAACACCATGGTTTAATTGAATCTAGTGCGTTTCATCCCAGGGTTAAAGAAATTTATGTTGATATCGATATCATGTTTATTACCCCTTCCCATTGTATCCTGTAACATTGTGAagtggtaatgttagctaggaagtggttgaatgctaacattagctgtcaTATAAAGCAAGCTATTGGGTTATCTAATATATTGTTTTACCTTTAATTTCATTCAGTTAAAGCAGCTGCACACTTTAGCATCCCAGTGTGATGTCTGAGAAAAATGGCCGCTTTGTGATATGATCTATAGTTGTTGAGAAATTTCACCATAAGACACAAAACTTCATGGTGGCACTAGAGGAAAAGTTGTGGATTATCAACTGAACTAGAACACATTGTCTGGGAATATGAACTGTTGAGAAAATTCATGACAATCCAGCATTTCtttagatatttcagtctggaccaaagcaGTGGAcccactgacagacagacattgcCATCCCTAGAAACATGCTTCTAGCATGGCTCAAAACTATTTTCTGAGATTGTACTGAGTGGCTGTTATCCTGTCAAAAAACATTCTACAAGAAATTTCCTTTCATTGTTTCCAGGGTTTCTTTCGGCGCAGTATCCAGAAGAATATGGTGTATACCTGCCACAGAGACAAGAACTGTCAGATCAACAAAGTCACCCGCAACCGCTGCCAATACTGCCGGCTGCAGAAGTGCTTTGAGGTTGGCATGTCCAAAGAAGGTGAGAGGAAAATGTGAAAGTCAATAGTTTctttcaaataaataataatttcaagaAAGACCTGATGGGGAGTTTGGCTTTTTAAGTGTGTCaccttgtgtctgtgtttccctGTAGCGGTGCGTAATGacaggaacaaaaagaaaaaggatgtgaaggaggaggtggtgctGCCAGAGAGCTATGAGTTGAGTGGAGAACTGGAGGAGCTGGTTAACAAAGTCAGCAAAGCTCACCAAGAGACCTTTCCATCTCTGTGCCAATTAGGAAAATACACCACAGTAAGTTTTAATTAGTTATCCACCCTTAAACACTCACACTCAACTCAAGCATTAGCTCACCGCTTTGCCAGAACGACAGTCACAGTATGGACTTTGCACAGCCACACAGACAAgtgtccctctttctctctctcagaatTCAAGTGCTGACCACAGAGTACAGCTGGACTTGGGCCTGTGGGATAAGTTCAGTGAGCTGTCCACTAAATGCATTATAAAGATTGTGGAGTTTGCCAAGCGGCTACCAGGCTTCACCACGCTCACCATCGCTGACCAGATCACCCTCCTCAAATCTGCATGCCTGGACATCCTGGTACCAATCACATGCTCCTATTACACTTTAACTGacttcccctccacctccctaaCGCTTTTCTCATCTGTCACGCTGCTTCAGTTGTCATGAACAAatcctgaaaatgtaaatgtaaatctgAACACCTGCCATCCTCATTTTACTAACTgccaatttgtttttcttctttcctgtaATTTCTTCCTCTTATTAGATGCTGAGGATATGTACTCGTTACACTCCAGAGCAGGACACCATGACATTCTCAGATGGCCTGACTCTCAACAGGACCCAGATGCATAACGCTGGCTTTGGTCCACTCACAGACCTGGTGTTTGCCTTTGCTGGTCAGCTGCTGCCTTTGGAGATGGACGACACAGAGACGGGCCTTCTCAGTGCAATCTGCCTCATCTGCGGAGGTAAGATTGACCTTTATATGGCATTGTTTGAATCTTAGATCTGGAAGCTTAACTTCTAATAAGTGGATAGTTAACTGCCAATAAATCCACAATAAAGTATGTATTAATCCCtattaaagcaataaaaagtaaaaatgtatcATGACATCATAGTTAAGTTAGCTAAAGTTGTTATTGATTAGTGGTTGCCAGCCTCTTGCACTAGCTAACATCCTTAACGCTTGCTAGGAAAGGTTAActttgctaatgctagctatcAAACATTAATTACTAACTAATGGTAAATGTTGTTAATACTAGTTAACTTTAACAACgctagttagctaacattagagCAGTACGGTATGCTTAACAAGTTTCTTATAACTGGTTATAAATGTGTTCATGGTGCtattattaacatttatatAGTCTTATTAATGTTAATCATATCTTATAAGGCATTATAAAGGCCTGGCTACCCATTAACTAATGCTTAATACAATGACCttaatataaagtgttacccTTTGTTTCTCTTGCTATCATCTTACCAGCTGTTTTACAAAATGCTAACAATTCCATACCTCTTCAAATTTGTGtctttctgtaaatgttttagaCCGCATGGACCTGGAGGAGCCACAGAAGGTAGACAAGCTGCAGGAGCCACTGCTGGAGGCTCTGAAGATCTACACCCGTCGTAGACGCCCGAATAAGCCTCACATGTTTCCCCGCATGTTGATGAAAGTCACGGACCTCCGAGGAATCAGCACCAAAGGTCAGCCAAGGTTTAACATATCATTCCCAAATATTAAAAGTAGAATCAATCCATAAAGTTCTTAGTAGCTACAAAACTGGGTTAACAGTACAGGGTACCAACAACTTTAAAGTAGCATTTCAAAGTTAGCATCTAATGGATGGTTAGATCTGTATTTTTGTATACATTCTCCTTAAAAGTGTAATACGTAAGAATTGGCCAATTTTTAAATTCATACTCACTCTATTACTAGAGTAGGCTCACTGCTAACTCGCAGTAAATGTAAAGAAAGATAGAGAGTCTTTTTTAATAGGGCTTTTTAGGGGCTAAATTATTCATCATTACTGTATCCCAAGGCCCATGCATGCAAAATAGATCTATCAGAAGTAGAGAATATACCATCGTCTGCGTATATAGAGAACATGGCAGtaaagaggcattgttttcctAGATTGGGATGAAACTTGTCAGTTTTGCTTTCGAAAATGGTCATTGTGTGAGAAGCTTCCGTCTCTCCTTTTGATACACTGAATATTTGATCAAATATACTTGCATGTGTCTGTAGGTGCTGAAAGAGCCATCACACTGAAAACAGAGATCCCGGGCCCAATGCCTCCACTCATCAGGGAGATGCTTGAGAATCCTGAGGCCTTCGAAGACAGCAGTGACTCGGGGGAGAGCGCTGCAGCCGCTCCTCCCGCTCCCCCCGCCATTCAAGCCATCAAACAAGAGGAAAAGTCAACGTATGAGTCGACCGtcgaggaagaagaagaagaggaggaggacgactaCTGGGATGAGGAGAAAGAACGAGGGGCGGACAGTGATGGGGAGGCGTGTGGCGAGTTGGCAGCGGGCTCGCAAAAGAAAGGTGTGACTGGGAAAACGCAGTGAGAGGGACAGGTGATGCTGCTTCCTCCTTCAGATCACTGAGCCCTCACCCAGCTCCCAGAAACCTCACAGAATTAGGCTCTTATTCAACAGCAGTGTTGCATACAGCACATAtttacatatactgtacatgttgaCTGAAAGGAAAATGTGTTAAGTTCAGTATAGGAATCAAAAAGCACTAAATGTAAGTAGGTTGAGGGGAACGCCATGAAAAATCACTGTGCCAAAATGAGACTGTCTAAAAGATGTTTCAGACGTGTCCATCCAGAGCAACGAAAGGTGGTGGACTGAAGAAAATGCACTCCTCCACTATCTATAAGGGCTATGCTGTGTATAAAATTGATGGTAAAAGATACATGTCAACAACAGAACTCTATGTGGTGTCCATTTGCCGCAAATGTCTTCTCAGAATTCCTTTTATTCCTATTCAGAGATATGctacttatttttttattgattttttttttccaagcatgaacacagttctgttttttcttcatacctgttgtgttttttttttcttttggtatATTTTTTACCGATCACATTTGACCGgacatatgtgtgtttttgttaagcATCTCTTTAATTTTATGCATTTCAGCTTTCCCGGACACAGTGAAAAGCAATAGCAAAAGTAGTAAGGAGAGCAATAGCAAAGAGCGAGCAGGACTCAAAACTTACAATGTGACAATAGAATAACGAGGAGAACTTCAACTGTAAATTTCAGCTCTGGTGCTTGTGATCCAAATATTGCAAAAGAAATGCAGCAACATATCTCTGCCTCTCgccaaaaacacacaatcatttaaaaaaaaaaaaacactttgactAAGGAATCTGCAGGGTAGATTTAATGTCATCGCGCAATCTCAGGTTGATTCTATCAGGGCCGTGTCTCACCTGTCAATTCAGTATTTTAAGAAAACTGTTGATCCATCATAAGCCCCTCATCAACAAAAAATGCTCTCATACCAGGGAGTAGGgatctttaaagcaacattatgtagtaATTTTATTGCGATTTGGAGCCCTCTACTATTTCTGAATGCCACACAACTGTCAAGACAAGACAATAGATTATATACAAATTCACAGTAGAAAATGATAATCGTCAGTGTttttgcaaagaaacaaatgtacCAATGTCTCCACAACTGGGATTGGTAGTGTGTAGCGCTAAACCTTTGATGAACAGCTTGGAAAGTACTGCCTCCTGCAGCAACGAACATCTTACTTGCACTATTCCATCAAGGATAATTCTCAAGGCATTATTATAAGCTACTTGAAGATAACATTCTACCAGCTAAACTTCTGCCGAAATGGGCTGACGTGCCTTATCATCAAAAAGTAGCGAGTTGACAACTTTGCTTACACAGCCAAACATCTAACAAGTGCAACAACGCAAGACATATGACTTAGTAAGCCGGCTAATGTTACTTACTATTCAACACCAACAAGTCCAGctctccgtctgtctgcagTCTTCTATTTTGCTTAACTGTCATCAAGAACTAAAAAACCCGTCTGAGTCTCTTGCCTCTTGTCTCTTCTTTGGTCACTGTCCCTTTTCTCTTCTTAAGTTCCTCTGTCAACATCGTCTTTGGCCTCTTCGCTGTCATGATGTCCCTAGAGGCAGCTCCAGTTCTAGTGGTCCAAACACTACAACTCCCTGGCGGTCAGCCAGCTTACAGAGCTGACTTGTACCTATGGTATTAAGCAGTTACAGGTTGCTTTCGGGAAACGCCTTAAATCACAGAGAGTTGTTGCAGAGCAGCCAGAGGGGTAAAcaagaggaaatgttttttgcatcaaatatgatccagtttcaccaaaaTAAGTGATAGTAggtgctgtgtgtgatgtactgtCGTAAAGTGTTAGACACTGTGATCCTATCCACTCAGCAGAACTACATAGTACAGAAACAAGCAATGGGGGGGCAGAGTGTCTGAGACAGAGATAttattcaccctattacaagtcACTGTTACgtgaaatgattttgaagctgttactTTCAGGTAAaatagttacataatgttgctttaaaaatgtaagttGAGTATCCTGCACATGCCCTTAGGTCAGCAACGAGGTGCAGGCAAGCCATAATAATTTCATATTGTAAGTAAAGAGTCATTCAAAACCGACATAAAAGTAGTTTACTTCACAGAAAACCTCaggtgtgtatgagtgtgtgcatgagtgtgtatCTGAGAGCATTTACCAACACACAGATCGACGTTGCAGAGATGTGACGTTATTGCCATTAATGCCATGATCCACAGTAAAGCATTTATGTAGAAATCCAATTATTATCTcttaaaatgcacataaataGCTTTTGTagcagaaatataaatgtcTTCACTCACCCAAAGACTTCAGGTGGACAGCGGGACAGACACGTTGTAAGTGAGATGGCGACCGTCCAACATAATTGACAACAAGACAAAAGCTTTAGATCGGGTGACCTGTCTGCTGAAGCACAGCACAGTACTTTGAGAcgatgtgtgttaatgtgtgctGTATCTAATGAGTGATGCAAAAGATGgatttttgtaaaataaatacgtaataatttgtttttcatcGAGACTatacagctttttgtttttttatgcaagatgtataaaattgtcattttgtgCGTAATGAAAGACAGTGCGAGTCTGACTAAACTCCTTAATAGTTGTAAGGGAAAAGATTCTCATCAGCATGTTGTCCTTCATGGcatgaaacatatttttgatgTAGTTTTTTTGATATGAGGGATGCAGTGAGTTTCACAGATGAAGCTAGTGTATGatttctgagagaaaaaaaaaaggtgtttctgGTTATCCTACGGAGACATTCACACCCTGAGTGaagcagagaaagaggaggaaaacagatACTACATGACCATTGTGGCAACACACCAGCATGTACAAAGGTTAAATACGTCTTTATCACTATAGATGTTAAGTCATCAAGGAAAAAGAAGTTGATTATAGAAAATAATCTATATtgacgtcatgatgatgtttttgttcAATTGTTGATTCGTGATTTGTGATATCATAGGATGGAAAAATCAAAAACCATGTGACTAAGGTAAAAGATAAGGCTTaacttcagtgtttttcttcactctgtttctcttccttgtgtctcaaacacacacacacacacacacacacacacacacacagatgcacacggTCAATATTTTGCACGTCGTCAGCCAATTCTATATACTATGTTGTTAAGTATTTAAAGATATTTCTGCATCACATAACCAggatatttcagaataaaatgttttcctgtttcttttATCTAATCCTTTATCTaattctttctgtttttaaatttgaGCTGGTGCAATAGTTAAGTAATGGGAGAGGTCACAAAGGCCTCGGCTCGATGTGTAAGCatgtgagtaaaaaaaaaagaagaaaaaaaaagccaaagatAGATTTTACATCACATgtgaaccaaaacaaaacattaattaataagaaaaaaaaatattctcttAAGCTCTTCGATGTGAAATATATTCAGTCTGTATTGTGTGATTGATGAGATTTCATGATCTAGAATAACTTTTGAAGCTGGAACCATCTTATCTCTGTtgaactgtgttgttgttgtttttaaacggATGTCctactttttttatatatatatatatgtaaaaaacaaacaaacaatgtagCATGCAAAATAACTTGTCTTCAAGTTCAGGGATCCAGACACCTAATGAGTTTTCTTTTGAATTGGACGTGTACCAAAATaactctgaaacacacacagaaaaacaaagactggGCTGATCTGCCcttgtttttacatttgacatttttagctTGTTTATTGCTTATTGTTTgcttatttgttatttgttgttgtctttcttgTATTTTGATAAAGGTGCTTTCTGTTCTCAGACCTTTCGGTGTCcagctctcttcttctttaccCCTCACCTCACTCACCTTTACGCAGAAACACGGCGACTGTTTTTCTCCAGACTGAAGTTGTATGCTtttaatgtatgtaatgtatttaTGTCCCGTCAGGCGATAGAAACATACTCAACACTCCTGATGGCATTTTCACCAAAAtacaaacagccatgaacatgTAGtcattgtcatattttattaaGGAGCCCCCTCTCTCCAACAGAAgctcagaaaaacaaataaaagtatcAGATAACATTTACTCTCATGACCTTCCAGCCTGACAATGTGCACAACAAGCTGCAACAGAACATTTCACACTcgtctgtaacacacacacccacacttttGACACAGTTTTAGGATTCACACTCACATGCAGAGGTTAGGGGCTGATATGCTACCAAAGCGAGATGTAAATGTATGAAACTCTAGCGTATCGTGTCATCCTTTTTCTCAAAACGGTTGCAACACATCCACATTTCAATCAGCTAAAAACGTGAGAACGTATCGATTGTCATATTACAAATGGGGACTAGAACAAAGTCAAAGACAGCCTTGGACAATGAGAAGCATACGAAGGAACACATCGTTACTTGCACTTTATGTTCATCCTGAAtttgattcattaaaaaaacaccaacattaTCACACTATCAAAACAGATGTAATTCTCGACACTTAAGACTTACAAAGTGGGCCGTGTTTTCTTTGAATACAGGCACTCGAGGTGAAGGCTCTACactatatatactgtatatgtatgaCCTTTTTTGAAGACCATTTTCTACatagaaaatacacaaaatatgaataggttttggtttttttccatgacccacatgaacatgagcattgcaGTGGTAAACAAGCAACATGCCATCCATCAACCTTCTTCATGTTACCACATAGGGGAGCCAGCCAGCTCACTGCAGGGAGACAGAGAAGTGAGAGGTTTACAGAAGGCAGCACTGTGTATGAAAAAGTTCATTAAAGCCATGTCTCTACTTCTGCTTGCTTAACATAAACGTATTTCATTACAGCTGctatttttattcttattacaatgtcatttcagcttttaaattTTTACTGTCTAGAGCCCAGAGTGACTCCTCCCACGAGAAAAGAAAGTGGAGCGACgtctaaaataaaacaacaaccgGTCTGCCAGGGAGGAGAGTGTGAATGAAGTCATCACATAATATTTTTAGGAGAGGTGGTTTGCATTGTGGCTGGTAGAAAGCCAAAATTGTGACCTCAGAATGGGGTCGACAAGTCCTGGTAGGTTGAGTCGCTTCCCTTCAACGGCTCTGTTCTCAAAGTCCTGCCTCGGCACATCCTGATCGAacagacagaagcagagagTGAGGTGAACTGCATTCAGCCATTTGATAATATATATGTGCCACAACATATTTGTTTGATCAGTGATTGTATTTGGTGTTTATTTGAATGATCTGTTACTGACAAAAAAGTATACAAATAAAAGTGTTCGGATTAATCTTGGCGTCAAAAATTGATCTTAGATGTGAAAACTGCATATCTGCAAATATAATTTGAatcagattttaaaataaagtgctgttaattttaaacatttcactgCCGGGTATTTGTAAATCAAGACATTATTACACATGGACACTAAACCCTAACCTGTATTGTATTACGCCGGTCTATAGTCTGTGACCCTGATCATATGTTAAAAGCCTTGATCTTACGTTTTTGTGACCCTTCTCTGTCGTCTATAGCCCTGGTCTATAATTCTGTTCTTTAGTCTATAAGCCTAATCTTTAGTTCAGCAACCTGGtctatattctatattctaGAAACCCTGGTCTTTAGTTCATAACCATGACCTTCATTCTGACCTGGTTGTTGTGAATATTGCGAATCAAAAGCACAAGTTatgttcaaaataaatgtcCACAATAGCCTGCTTGAGATAACACAATAACATATTGTTTCTGTATTCACAGATGTTAACAATGCGTAGTTGTCTTAAGAAACTCTTTATCTTGTTGAGCTGCTGAGCAGTGTTCACATTGTTTTGCCTTCTTTCTACCGGTCAGCATTTTTAACACCTTGGTTTTCAACAATTGCAGCtggcgcaaaaaaaaaacccacaggaCAAGCACTGGGAAACTAGTCAAATATTTGCCCACTCAGGTCGGTAAGCTCCGTATGCAGGTGGTGTTAAACCCTGTTTGGTTTAGGTGTGAATGGGATGGCATACCTGTCTGTCAGAGGCTGGTGTGTCTCCTTTGTTCTGGATCGGTGTCTCAGCGGAGGTCTCGGTGCTGTCGGGCAGTTCCAGGTGAGTGGACGGGAAATGAGCTGAACTGATCGATCTTGGGGAAGCATCCTCGTCGTCCTCAGAGGAAGGGCCGGGAGCTGTGCGAATCAGTGCAGACGCCTCACTTCAGTACTAATAACAGTGCAGTGAGCTAGCAGAAGTGCTGTGTTCAGAGAAACTTCACTACTCACAGGCACGTGCGGGAGTTTCTTCATTTGATTTAGTTTCTGGCACATTGTCCAACCTCTGTTCTAAATGACGGATGTAGCTCAGCAGGTCCTGCAGATGTAACATTTTAAACCCACAGATTtcaagatgaagaggaagaagaaccgAATGACAAAAGACCACATACTGTACAGGGttaatttacatgtatttttcaATCATGAAACAGGTCTGTGTGCTGTGTAAACACTCTGGTCTCTCGTCTTAAGACTGTGCCTTCAAACGAGCCATCAGGACTTtctaaggttgtgatgtcacaactatacaggcACCGACCTCAGCCATGACCCCAACACAGCTGTGGTACAAACTAACAGAGCGACAGATGTGGAAACACGATAAACGGTGCCTGCTCATGCCTTTCAGAGCTGACTAACAAGAGCAGACTGGACTTTTCGGAAGCTgtggccttaaagagacagagggtgaatagaggtgctgcagcaatggacagcgTCATTACAAacatatgtaaatatgtttttttgaacatcaaaacatgtaaaacGACTCTATTAGACACCTAAAATAAGAGTATGAAGCTGAAGATGACCACAGTATGGGCCCTTTCTGTTGATTTGAGTGgtatttaaaggtccagtataCATCATTCAGCCTCACTAGATGTCAGGAAACAGCTATTGGCTGTGTAAAGATGTAGTGTAGAGATGCCCGGAGCAGAGACTGACGTTACACTCCCTGACTgtgttaatattattattattattgttattattgttatcattattattataattattattattatccagctgttctgttttttgttatgTATCGGGTCTGGCCACACCTGCATGTTAGTGCAGGTGTGGCTCCTCCCTCATATGTGTAGTCCTTGCCTGTCTGTCggcctgctgctcctctctctctttttgggCTTTCCTCAGACTGGCcttcagctcctgcagctctcgCTTCGTATCACTCAGCAGCACCTACAGGGGGCAGCATCATTACACTCAGACCGTCTGAATACCCACACGTCTGAACAGGCCCTTcctctttgctgctgctgctgttgttgaccACATGACGGTCAGAGGAAATGTTTACTCACTGTTCATGGAAGCCCGTTtatttgtgcctgtgtgtgagaACTTGCCTGAACTCTGGCACCGTTTCCAAATTGTGACCTGAGCAGCCGATGGTGCAGATTTCGTGGCACATGAGCAGTTATATTTAgatctgaatgtgtttgtgcatggaATAATAGTGATTGCAACACAGAGTACTCTCACTCACCAGCTCTGTGTCGAGTTtctccctctccgtcctctcctcctgGAGCCACTCCTCCTTCATCTGCACCTCACAGCTCAGTTCTTGAAATTTCTTCTTATCCATCTGCatgcaaagaaaagcaaaataacaaaaaggaaatgaaacgACTATATCAGGTGGACATACAGGTGTCTGCATGTGCAGCAGCCTCACCTCTGCTGCGTGTCTGTATGCTTCTCTTTCCAGGGCCCAGTTGGCGCGCTCCTCCCTGAGGAGCAGGTTCTCCTCAGACAGCTGCAGGGTGAGCTGGGCCACCTGCAGCCGGGCTTGGTGCAGCTCGGTGTGGGTATGGCTCTGACGGGAGCCCAGCTCCCTAAGCTCCCTGCGCAGGCTGTCAACTACATGTTCACTGACCTCCAGACGCTCTTGCAGCCCTTGTACCTCCACCTGAAAAGCCTCGTTCTCCGCCTGCAGAGATGAGAGATGTACAGAGATGGCTGTCACAGTTATGGCTTAATTTAGCCACAAGAAGGAACAGGAGCGTAAAAACCTCTCAGGTTCTACTCTCGAGTAAATGCAATTACGGTGCTTTCACCTCCACCGCTGACAAGATGACACCTAACCACCCACATCTGGCCTGGTTCCAGTGGGTTGTTGGGTTGGAACACAGAACTAAACAGAACTCAAACAGACTCTCTGACCAGCCTGTGTGTTCTTGACAAGAGAATAAGTAATTACCTGCAGAAACTTTCTCTTTTCCTCATCATGTTTCATTTGACCAGACATTTTCTTCACTCTCTCCTTCAGCCTGTAGGACAAACAAGGAGGTTTGTTTTAGGTCCGAGGAACCAAATTAACCCGAACAAACGTTTGATCTGTAACTCTCAAACACTCGCCTTTCCAGTTCCATGTTTCCGCCTTTGTCCCTGTCATTCAAGATCTTGATTTCTTCCTCCAGGTCTTGGATTCGCTGctgcctttcttctttttcagccATGAGTTTACTCAGTTCAGCGGTCAGACTTTCCTGACTGTATTTCACATCCTTTCAGTGTCGTGGAGAGAAGAGCAATGATTATAGATCTTTTATGGTGTGTTTCTTTGTAATTCAGAACATTTTGGGGGTAAGAAGGAACTGGTTGGTTGCGTGGCCTGTCCGTACCTTGTGCTTTCCCTCCATCTTCTTGATCGTCTCGTAGGTTTGTCTCATGTTGTGTCTGAGCTCTGAGATCTCCTCCTTCATTGCCTCTCTCTCACGCTCCCACTCCATCCTCGCAGTGTCACggctctctttctcactctgcGTCTCCATTTTCGTCAAATCCAGAGCCCGCTGTATCtccgcttgtttttttaagcactCCTCCAGCTGACTCTGGTCACAacacagggagagagg
It includes:
- the LOC115583204 gene encoding calcium-binding and coiled-coil domain-containing protein 1-like isoform X1 produces the protein MDKQPAVVFRNVGQLYFPQTRVDCHYSLTAEHQWSSSDWIGIFEVGWPSVKKYYTYTWALVPEGYTEGSAVNCCVNFHASYLPRPSAVEYEFVYVDKTGEVCARSRPFTFCAPKPLEELETMKEERDEEDGEENDLLLVIPRAQLLQSQLEECLKKQAEIQRALDLTKMETQSEKESRDTARMEWEREREAMKEEISELRHNMRQTYETIKKMEGKHKDVKYSQESLTAELSKLMAEKEERQQRIQDLEEEIKILNDRDKGGNMELERLKERVKKMSGQMKHDEEKRKFLQAENEAFQVEVQGLQERLEVSEHVVDSLRRELRELGSRQSHTHTELHQARLQVAQLTLQLSEENLLLREERANWALEREAYRHAAEMDKKKFQELSCEVQMKEEWLQEERTEREKLDTELVLLSDTKRELQELKASLRKAQKEREEQQADRQDLLSYIRHLEQRLDNVPETKSNEETPARASPGPSSEDDEDASPRSISSAHFPSTHLELPDSTETSAETPIQNKGDTPASDRQDVPRQDFENRAVEGKRLNLPGLVDPILSELAGSPMW
- the LOC115583204 gene encoding calcium-binding and coiled-coil domain-containing protein 1-like isoform X2, which translates into the protein MDKQPAVVFRNVGQLYFPQTRVDCHYSLTAEHQWSSSDWIGIFEVGWPSVKKYYTYTWALVPEGYTEGSAVNCCVNFHASYLPRPSAVEYEFVYVDKTGEVCARSRPFTFCAPKPLEELETMKEERDEEDGEENDLLLVIPRAQLLQSQLEECLKKQAEIQRALDLTKMETQSEKESRDTARMEWEREREAMKEEISELRHNMRQTYETIKKMEGKHKDVKYSQESLTAELSKLMAEKEERQQRIQDLEEEIKILNDRDKGGNMELERLKERVKKMSGQMKHDEEKRKFLQAENEAFQVEVQGLQERLEVSEHVVDSLRRELRELGSRQSHTHTELHQARLQVAQLTLQLSEENLLLREERANWALEREAYRHAAEMDKKKFQELSCEVQMKEEWLQEERTEREKLDTELDLLSYIRHLEQRLDNVPETKSNEETPARASPGPSSEDDEDASPRSISSAHFPSTHLELPDSTETSAETPIQNKGDTPASDRQDVPRQDFENRAVEGKRLNLPGLVDPILSELAGSPMW